The genomic region ATGATGTTTTGCTTGCTCTTGGAAGCTTTTCTCACAAAGAAGTTTTACCTTGGTGAAATCTGAAATGGCCGAAATGAGTTTAGCGAAATCTTCTAAGATTTGCGGACGCGAATGACTCCATATTTTATCTGAACAGGGCCAAGCCAAATAAATAGCGGATTGGGGATGCCATTCAGCAGGCATGCTCATGATTCGATCGTACGTTTGTTTAGATCTGAATAACTATCTATGCGTCGATCGCGTAAGAAAGGCCAGATTTGGCGATGTTCACGTAGTTTGCTGAGGTCGAGGTCTGCGAAAAGTATTTCTTCTTGGTCATCACTAGCTTGTGCAAGAGTCTGCCCGTAAAAGTCGGAGATGAATGAATGTCCCCAAAATTCGATGGGATCTTCAATGCCGACGCGATTCACGGCTGCATAGTAACATGAGTTGGCGACCGCTTGGCCGAGTTGGACTTGGGTCCAGGCGTGTTGTTGGGCTCGGCCGAGTTCGGTTTTTTCGTCGGGAAGCCAGCCAATAGCAGTGGGGACAAGGATGATTTCGGCACCAGCGAGACAGGCCAAGCGTGAGCTTTCGGGAAACCATTGATCCCAGCAGATAATGACGGAAATTTTTCCAAATTTAGTCTCGAAAACAGGGACGCCAAGATCGCCGGGGCTGAAGTAGAATTTTTCTTCGAAATAGGGGTCTTGAGGAATGTGCATCTTGCGATATTTTCCTAAGTAGCTACCATCGGCATCAATCACGACGGCGCTATTGTAGTAAACTCCATTTAAGGCCTCTTCAAAAAATGAAAGTGCGAGGACGCAGTTAAATTCTTTGGCGATTATTTGGTAATCTGCAAGTAAGCTTTTATCAATTTTTTGAGCGTATTGAAAATTATCTGTGTTTTGTTCACGACAAAAGTAGTTGCTAAGGAAAAGCTCTTGGCTGCAAATGATATTGGCACCTTGTTTTACGGCATTCGCAATAAGTTCGAGGTGTTGAGTTTTATTGGCTTCTGGGGAACCATAGTCACGGCTTTGGAGGAGGGCTAATTTTGGCATATTGAGGGTTCCTAGCAGCGGATTTTGGGGCCGGTTTCGATATCGATTTTTTCTTTGTCACGGACTCTGTTGTGGAGGTCACAAGATAGTTCTTTTGAAGGAATGAAAAAACAGCCCTCAATATTTCCTTCGAACTCGTAGGGCTGAGTCGTGCAGTGGATTTCATCGCCTTCGATTATTAAGTACGCAGAGTTATCGAAGTCGGGTTCACTAGTGTTGCTAGCTTCTGCCGAACTAAGGTCTTTGATAGAAGCTTCCGAGAGTGGAGTACATGAGCTGATTTCTGCGTATTTTTCAAAGGTTTTCATGGCGTCTGATTGACTGCTGAGTATAGTGATAAAATCGGCGCAGTAAGTCGGCATGAGCTGTGAAGGCATTTGTCCACTACTGATATCTGACCAAGTGTAGCGATCAAAGCCAATAATGACTTGTTCGAGACTTGTTTTGTTTAGCTCATCGGCAAAGCCTTGGAGCTCTTTAGTTTTGAGTTTCCAAAGGATAATGTGTGGAGCGTAAAAATTCTGAATTTGTTGGTCTTGAAGTATCATGTCGAAAAAGATTAAAGTTACTTTTAAAAAGAGTTTGCCTTACATAGTATAGGGGTTTGCAAAAAAGTCCTTTTAGATTAACTTAATCACTAGTTTTTTAAACCTGTATTACGCAAGGGGGGTTTCTTAACCCCCTTTTTGTATGCTTAGATTTTAATATATTGAATGTTAGGAATGGAATATGAATAGTGAACTTGTTGCAATGGTTGAATACCTGGAGCAGGAAAAAGCCATCGATAAGGCGATACTTTTTGACCTCATTGAAGATGCAATGGCATCAGTCTACGAAAAAGAGGTTGATGAAGAATCAGAAATCAAGGTTACAATCAATCGCCGTACAGGTGATGTGACGATTATTGCAGATGTTACTGTAGTTGACGAAGTTCTTGATAAGCGTAATGAGATTGATTTAGCCGCTGCACAAAAAGAGTACGGCGAAGAAGTCGCACTTGACGATGTTGTGAAGTGGACACTTCAGCCAGATCAAATGAGTCGTATTGCTGCTCAGAACACGCGTCAGGCAATTATGCAACGTCTTAGAACTTTTGAGAAAGAGCGCGTTGTTGAAGAGTATACTGACATGGTTGGTGAGCTTATTTCTGGTACAGTGCGTCACTTCGAGAAAAATGAATTGATTGTTGATTTCGGTCGTGCTCAGGGTAGCCTAGGTAAAATGGATCGCGTACCTCGTGAGCGTTTTGATAACGGTGATCACATTACTGCACTCCTTAAAGAAATTGACCCACGCAAGAGTGGTCCAAGTATCGTTCTTTCAAGAACTGATGCTAAGCTCGTAACGAAGCTTTTTGAGCGTGAAGTCACCGAGATTACTAATGGCCTTGTAGAAATTAAAGGCGTGGCACGTAAAGCTGGTTTCCGTACAAAGATTGCTGTAGCATCTGATTCATTAGATCCTGTAGGTGCTTGTATTGGTCTTCGTGGTTCACGTGTAAAAACAATTTGCCAAGAGCTCAATAACGAGAAACTCGATATTATTGGTTATAGCGAAGATGTAGAACAGTACGTTCGCGAAGCTTTTAAGCCGAATCCAATTGAAGAAGTTGATATCGATGACGATGGTCGCTTGATCAAGCTTATGGTTACAGAAGAATCTTACAGATCGATTGTTGGTCGTGATGGTGAAAATATCCGTCTCACTGAAGAATTGATGGATTGGGATATTGAAGTAGAGAAGCATGTCTACAACACAGAAATCACTTTCGATGAACATGTTCAAGAAGCTTTTCAAACAATGATGAAGCTTCCAAATATGACTGAATTTCAAGCACGAACAATGATTGATGCGGGTTATCTTTCACTAGAAGGTGTATCTGAAGCTTCAGCAGATGACTTGGTAGAAG from Lentisphaera profundi harbors:
- the nusA gene encoding transcription termination factor NusA, with the translated sequence MNSELVAMVEYLEQEKAIDKAILFDLIEDAMASVYEKEVDEESEIKVTINRRTGDVTIIADVTVVDEVLDKRNEIDLAAAQKEYGEEVALDDVVKWTLQPDQMSRIAAQNTRQAIMQRLRTFEKERVVEEYTDMVGELISGTVRHFEKNELIVDFGRAQGSLGKMDRVPRERFDNGDHITALLKEIDPRKSGPSIVLSRTDAKLVTKLFEREVTEITNGLVEIKGVARKAGFRTKIAVASDSLDPVGACIGLRGSRVKTICQELNNEKLDIIGYSEDVEQYVREAFKPNPIEEVDIDDDGRLIKLMVTEESYRSIVGRDGENIRLTEELMDWDIEVEKHVYNTEITFDEHVQEAFQTMMKLPNMTEFQARTMIDAGYLSLEGVSEASADDLVEVGISADQATEIIEYAKSRLQ
- a CDS encoding carbon-nitrogen hydrolase; protein product: MPKLALLQSRDYGSPEANKTQHLELIANAVKQGANIICSQELFLSNYFCREQNTDNFQYAQKIDKSLLADYQIIAKEFNCVLALSFFEEALNGVYYNSAVVIDADGSYLGKYRKMHIPQDPYFEEKFYFSPGDLGVPVFETKFGKISVIICWDQWFPESSRLACLAGAEIILVPTAIGWLPDEKTELGRAQQHAWTQVQLGQAVANSCYYAAVNRVGIEDPIEFWGHSFISDFYGQTLAQASDDQEEILFADLDLSKLREHRQIWPFLRDRRIDSYSDLNKRTIES